AACTGGCCTGGGCTCGTGTTTCCGCTGGGCTGTTGCTGCCGGCTGCTCCCACTCTCAGTGCTGCTGCTGGTTTGCTTCGACGTATAGCCCCACCATCTGAACGTGATGACGTCATTTCCTGAACCCATCCTCTTTCCTGTCGACTTATCAGTATACAGCTGACGACAAATAACCAAATAAAGAGAGTCTCCACAAGTTTTAATAGATGTCAGATCGACTTGATTTCTACTGGCCAAAAAACCAAATTgctccacccttttttttcttttcctttttaatgcTCAAAAGAAGCAGGATGGACTTAACTGCGAATAAGGTAGACGTGACTCCGTGACTAAAAGGACCAAAGGAAGTccctcatttcattttttatatgCGCATGTGTGTATATTATCTATAGTTGTATTCATTTGACAATTTGTACGCACCACTATAATGCCACCCCTTCTCCGTTAGACAATAGAACCGGACGAATGATGGAGCGGATGCCGAATTTTCAAGCCGGAAAGGCTTCcggcttgaaaataaaaaaacgcttttttttatgGACATGATTTGAACAGATCACAGGATGTACTCCAGCGATGGCTTGTACgtggtaaaataaaataatcataaatttttcaaaaatgttgatAAATGTTGCATCATCATTATACTGTTGTTTCATGTATGTccagcaggaaaaaaaaaaaaaatgcggggAACGTCATCGAACTCTACGCACCCATGGCTAGACTAAAGGATGATCTAATCGAATTGCCAAGCCCATATAACGGCCTCGACAAAGAagtgaaattttttcttttttacctatAAGTTTTAACATCTGGTGTTGGATGAGCGCATGCGTGCCGGaattttctttactttttctttttctcaatgGAAACGGTCGCAAAGGAGACTTGCCAACGACAACACAATGGTCCATTAATGCTATTGACAATTCCTCCTCCTTGCTTACGCAGGAATGTGGCGGGCGGTCTATAACATTGGACTTCACCACGCCCtcaatgttgttttgttttttttcgccacAGCCATTCATGCAGGGAATACCAAAAGGCCCAGGCCGAACCTTTTCTCTATGGCGCCACGCATTTCGCCATAGTCTACGCCATTAAATTCGAtgagaaacgaaagaaaaaatcaatcgtTTGTGTGCAGTTTAATGTTTTCATAGCTATGCTTCTTTTGACCTTTTCAACGGCCAATCCCATCCGTGGAATTTGTCGGATATGAATGGAACGTAATGTTATTTCAGAATTTCGATCTAACCGAATGATTAGAGAAGCGAAAATGgtgccaaaagaaaaaaaaaaaaagaaaaacgaccaAACGTGGATTCGAGGTGACTGCAAAAGGAATGGGAAGTGGTGACCCGGTTATcgcaacattttctttttgtacgtGACGCCAGTTTTTATATTCCGTCTCTGAATTAAACGATGGACGCGATTCGACATCAAATGTTAAACGCAAAAATATTTCGGAATTTGGATGGAACAATAGCGGCAATTGACGCGCATGAAAGACGGTGCCACGCATTCCTCAATTGCAACGCTGTACAGATGATCTCGATGCTGGTTCATTCACATCGTCAATGccctagtaaaaaaaaaagggaaaactagGAGCAAAGAAATATGGTTCATTTTCGGCCCTCATGTGTGTTGACTATTACTACTATACATTACTACTAGTAGTAATGCTGGCTAAGTAACGACGTCGTCGTCCTCAATCGGTAGTGATAAGATTTCATCATCACGAACAGTCCGTTGCCCTCGGCAGAAATGGCTGCTCGGTAACACGAACCGCTCAAtcatttcctcttctttgttttcgtccGAAGAAACCATCTCTCACGACACCAGATTCCAACCCAATTCAAACtgtttgcttctttttctggtgGCCTTGTCACACAACACACGCAGCGGAAGCACACACTCGAGGGCAACCTCAAATCAACACACGCAGTGCAGTTAACGAAGGCCGTCGACCGGAAGTCGGTGTAGGCGGCACCAAATCGATGAAAGAGAACCCCTTCtcccattctgaaaaaaaaaaaacttggccTCAACCCACTCTACACACTTGAGTCATTTTACTCTTTCCGCCCCCGACCCCCCGTTATTAGTCCCAATTCTTCCGGCTAGGTCCAGCCCATTAACATTTGTTTCTATTGATTTCGGACCAATTGGACTTGGATTCCTGGACACCGGACGTcgttctttcgttttttttttttacacacaccgAGTTGAGGTAATGAGCATTAAGCTCAGTCGAATGGATCGATAACTGTGCCCCGGAAAAATGCGGGGGCGGATCCTGCGCAATGGGAACAACGAGGCTTCTACGTCGTTATCGTTCAATCAATGATGTTTCGTAGAATTCATCGTTTTGAAAGTCTAGATTCATTCATAAACGAATAGGTTATAGGattccagtaaaaaaaaactacagtGCCGATGGTGGTTCGACTTTCACCTTAAAACGAAGTTGGTGTCGCCTTTCCAGTACGCACACATGTCTGACGATTAGTCTAGTCGCTTGATTAGTCCGCACCAATTAACGGAAGGCAAGGGAGGCCAGTGAACTGGCATCAAATTAGAGACGATGGTGTCTTCTAGACGTTGTATTttggctcgttttttttttccaacggaCAAATCACATGACCCAACGTCATTGCAGAGGTTCCTATAAACCTTCATCttgtttttgtaatttttccaGTATGGATTAAAAGGATAGAAGTATCGATCCAGTGCACCACGGCAGCTTCCACCAATGTATAATGAAGGATTCAAAAATCAAAGTCCAAATTGAATCACAATATTTGAAAGAGCTTCTTCAACTCGACCATCAACTGCCAATCGGGCTTCTGCAAATCGTCGCGGAAATACTCTTTGCAGGCGTCGATCGATTCGCGGCTAATCTGTTTGTCCCACcacacaaacaaatgaatttaaCAACGTAAATTTaatgattatttaaaaaaaaaaaaaaaaaaaaaaagacttaccTTGGAAACGAGCAGATCGGTGTGATCAAAGTGGCGGCCATAGAGTTTAGGACTGTCGCCCGGCGTCGGGCTGATTTTGATGCAAACTTCTTGACCTTTACGGGCCGATTCGATGGGTTTGTGATTCACTTCAATGTTAGTGACGATGCCAATGTTGACAAACTGCAACCACAGACAAACTATTAGATTGAACATCGAGACATAACGATTGGAAACGTGACAGAAGAATATTAGTGGtaatctaaaaacaaatgtttaacGGAATTCAtgaaaccttttcttttttgtttgttcgttgcaaaaaaaaaaagaaaaagccaaggCGGAAAGCGAAAAACCACGTGCGAGTAGTTGGCATAGTTTTTAGAAACGAGGAACTTTGCATGACTGAATCTCTCTCGAGGATCTTTGTCGTGCGGTCGGCGTCAAAGTGACCGTCGGGCGTGAGTGGAACACGACAATTCGAATTGTTTTGACCGAACTAGTCACTATTTTCTTGACGCTTAACGATACAACTCAACGTTTTCGCgctatttttcttaaaatatcattttttttttgtcgtctttAGTTTAAACAATCATTTCTGACATTGGGGAGGGGGGACCGGAAGAGTCGCGACAGCCAGGCTCCAGCAgggaaatagatttttttctttttccctctcttttcgGCAGGGGCCAGAGGCCAggatataaataaataaatattggCTGGGCGGAAAGGAGGGTAGTACGTCACGGCGGAAGAGGagctagagagagagagagagagatatgGCGGTGGGAAATGTGAGCCAAACTAAGCAGGAAGTAACTCATCAGCTCTGTTGTCATTCCACTTCCTTTTTTGCCACTTCACACACTCAAGACCGGCGAATTCTCAAAACCTCCTCACATTTCTTCTCCTTCCCGGATGGACACTAAGCCCATCATGTCTCACAAGCTACAATCTAACATACTGCGCGTACAATCAAATCGTATCAATCAACGCCGCTCCTCCCCCAAAAATcccacacgtttttttttggccaggtGCAAGACGACGCCtttcgaaaggaaaaagaaaaaaatacgttcCAATGCCCAACCCTTCTAACACAATTGACCGTCATTCAGTCCATTTCACAAGAATGAAACAATTTATCTAGACAGCTAAAGAAATCATCTGCTTTTCATTTGTCGCCTGCTCAAATTCAAACAACGACCCACAACATACcaaaaggtttttcttctttttttttttttaacagaccTTATTTCCGCTGcttgtaaaaatgaaaaaaaagggggagggcgatgggcaggtaaaaaaagaaaaaaaaagacacggtTCAACAGCCAATAATCGCTCAGACCCAATGGCTACGGTTAGTAAGCAATGAAGAAAGGAAATGGGTGGCAAAGAAGGGTGGTGTGTATTTAATAGATATTTTTGGTCGTCTAGTACTTATTTTcgcccatatttttttttctcccctctttttttttaccttacaAAAAGGTAAATAGTATTCAGCTGCTACTAACCTTAGCCCaggtctcccccccccctccacttTCCTTTCTCCACTAAAGCCTAAGCCGGTTTATTTCAAGTCTAACAAATGGTTCACTTCCGCTGCTTCCATTTCCATTCAGAAAAACCGGGGGAATCTGGCTGCGTCGGAAAGGAGGATGGGGGGAGGGCGGAGGAGGAGGGCTGGCAAACACGCCAAAAGCCTCTAATTGGACTGTCAAGTCACGAAACATTATGAACGGCCCCATCTCCAGAATTCCTTTCTATCATTAGCTAACTACTCGggcttgaaaagaaaaaaaagggcggaaaGTCAGTGGTGAGGGCAACTGAAAGGAGAGAAGGTGGTGTGTTCCGTTCGCAATCTGACATCCGGTAGCCATatcgagaaaaataaaataaggaggcagtaaagaaaagagaccACGTTTCCCTTTGGTGGATTCAAAGTACTTGGTTTCCAGCaacttcctttctttttaaataacaaatgacTCGGAATGGGTTtcgaagacaaaaaaaaaaaaaaaaacccacaataATTTCGAGTTGATGCAGGTGAAACCAATCGTTTGACCTTAAAGGAGAGCAGACCTCTTTCAGGCGTCATATCACTGGCAACCTTTGGAGAAGGGAAATCGACAATTCTCGGTTGGATCCAACAACAGGAAATTCGGTTGCAAGCTACCCTCTTAACTTTtagagaaaatgtttttcttaccTCTTTCGATGGAACGCACAGCGGTGTGCCCTCCTTCACAATTCCGCTCTCCACTACCACGCCAACCACGATCGGGTCCCTTGTGTTGAAAATGaactacaaaagaaaagaaatcacaTGAACTTTGAGATGCcaacgtgaaacaaaacaaaataaagcatGTGTTTTCCGTTTTATGCGAAAAgctaataaaaatatttcaaaaaaaagaaaaatggcggtAAAAATTCTGCATAACTTAATAAACGTTCGCTTTGATTCAAGCAGACAAGTGACATTCGACAACAACTGTAAACCAACACGTagctgagtttttttttgcatttaccTGCGGGAGAATTCTTAACTTGCAGGGGAAAACGGCAATATCTTTAaactcttctcttttctttgccttcaacTCGTCGCGATATTTCATAAAACTGTCAAACAGATGATAGATAATATCGGCTTGGAAAATTTTCACACCGACGGAATCCGCCATTTCTTGAGCATCACGTTCTATTTTGACATCGAAGGCTAGAATTACGGCATAcctaaaagaacaaacaattcacttcatttattatatttaaaaagtaCAATAATAATCCATACTGGTCATTATGCTCCAGCATCGTCGAGGCTTTCATGACATCCTTTTTCACCACAGGACCAATACGGATATTCGCATACTGCGCATCACAGAAACAAATAACAGttaagaattaaaatttgaaataaactATTACTTGGATAAATTTCCAGTCGAAATAGCACAACAActatttatattaaaaaaaaaaaaaaaaaatggatttgttACAGGAATTTCAGAAGTTTTCAAGAACTCCAAAAGAGCTTCTAGTGAACCTAAAGTAGAGGCTTGAACATAGACGCCTCGATCCTGGAGTTTGATTCTTCCCAATGCAGATTTCAGCTCATGAGCTACCTCTTCCTTGCAGATTTCTACTTCATCCGGGTGGTATGCAACAAGTAGATTTAAGCCGGCAATGGCTTTTTCCAAATCTTTTGCTGTGATTTTGACACCTTGGGCCGCTCGAACTTCTTTTGGCTCAGTATACGTATTCTTAACTCGCAATTCTTTCATGGGTTGCGGTAAAAGAAGAGACCGAATCTGCGTCACTATGGGGCCGTCCGTTCCAGCCAAAACGATTGTATCGCTCTCATGCAAGGTGCCATTAACAAGAATGACGTCCACTGTGGTTCCGTAGCCAGGGATGGCCTTTACTTCCAAAACAGTCGCTTGAAGCTCGTCCGTATACATCAGCCTTTTAGCTAATGCGGTTTGGGTCAAATCAACAATGAGCGCCATGAGATTACCCATACCGTCACCAGTAGCAGCACTTGTTGGAACCATGGAGACGTAGGATCGAGAATCGGGATTCTCGTAGAAGACGGCAGCATTCATGGACTGTTCAGCTAGCTGGGTTATCACTAACTTGCACCGATCTTGGAACTCCAACTGAGTGTTCTTTCCTTGCGATTTGATTAAATCTTTAACGTCTTTTCTAGGATTCGAGATCCAGTCGTACAACCTGGCGAATAAAGAAACTTTGTAACATGTCCTAGAttgttattaaaaattattaggTTATTACCTATCAATTTTGTTTAgtgcaacaacaaaaggagTCTTCTTGGCTTTCAGTAAATTAAGGGATTCGATGGTTTGGGGTTCAAGGCCGTGCATAATGTCAACAACGAGGATAGCTATGTCACATAGGGAGGAACCACGAGAACGTAGATTACTGAAAGATTCGTGACCAGGAGTATCGATGATAAGAAGACCTGGAACTTTTAACTGCATTTCTTGGAAACCGATAACCATTTTGGATTGTTCGCGGATTGCTTCAATTGGAACGTTTGTAGCGCCAATTTGCTGTGTAATACCACCCGCTTCACCATCTTGAACA
The window above is part of the Daphnia carinata strain CSIRO-1 chromosome 7, CSIRO_AGI_Dcar_HiC_V3, whole genome shotgun sequence genome. Proteins encoded here:
- the LOC130687113 gene encoding LOW QUALITY PROTEIN: eukaryotic translation initiation factor 5B-like (The sequence of the model RefSeq protein was modified relative to this genomic sequence to represent the inferred CDS: deleted 1 base in 1 codon), yielding MTKKNSKKVKEDSDELAIASPTFPEPDNEPVEDIFEDEKSEKKKKKKKKKNKDDEAEPEPEAPEAPERSEEADDDQDDRKNKKDKSKKKIDPKKEKKGGPGKKALAAMQETLRKIKEEEERIRREEEEAERKAEEEERIRQEQERKEQERRELRKQREKEKKERLKAEGKFLTPKQRAQQARSQASLEVLRAQGIDVPLIGEKRPRAGTRIRSNKQQQATVQTEERATSEEKTADQTATEETLVEEEVEEVKESWDAESSSEEEVEETPVPEATIVVQNQPKAKSDSEVSESSSEEEESDSSDGSDDEEDTKKTDAVSRRERALNRIQKRREAAEKNKNPDILRAPVVCVLGHVDTGKTKILDKLRRTHVQDGEAGGITQQIGATNVPIEAIREQSKMVIGFQEMQLKVPGLLIIDTPGHESFSNLRSRGSSLCDIAILVVDIMHGLEPQTIESLNLLKAKKTPFVVALNKIDRLYDWISNPRKDVKDLIKSQGKNTQLEFQDRCKLVITQLAEQSMNAAVFYENPDSRSYVSMVPTSAATGDGMGNLMALIVDLTQTALAKRLMYTDELQATVLEVKAIPGYGTTVDVILVNGTLHESDTIVLAGTDGPIVTQIRSLLLPQPMKELRVKNTYTEPKEVRAAQGVKITAKDLEKAIAGLNLLVAYHPDEVEICKEEVAHELKSALGRIKLQDRGVYVQASTLGSLEALLEFLKTSEIPYANIRIGPVVKKDVMKASTMLEHNDQYAVILAFDVKIERDAQEMADSVGVKIFQADIIYHLFDSFMKYRDELKAKKREEFKDIAVFPCKLRILPQFIFNTRDPIVVGVVVESGIVKEGTPLCVPSKEFVNIGIVTNIEVNHKPIESARKGQEVCIKISPTPGDSPKLYGRHFDHTDLLVSKISRESIDACKEYFRDDLQKPDWQLMVELKKLFQIL